The Rhodospirillaceae bacterium region TAAAGGGTCGCATAACCGACCGACATTTCCGATTTGTTGCCGGTCGACAAAACCATGTTACCGAACTTGTTCGATAGCGCCATCAATGTAACGCCACGGGCGCGTGCCTGCAGGTTTTCCTCAGTGATGTCGGGACTTGTGTTCTTGAAGGAAGGCTCCAGCATCGTCTCAAACGCCGCCATTGCCGGTTCGATGGAGATACTGTCGAGGCGGCAGCCCAAAAGGGCAGCAATTTCGGCGGCATCATCAAGACTTTCCGTTGACGTATAGGGCGAGGGCATCATGACACAGTGGACCCGATCAGGACCGATAGCATCGACGGCGACAGCGGCGCTGAGGGCGCTGTCAATGCCGCCGGAAAGGCCGATCAGGATACCGGGGAAACCGTTTTTGTTAACGTAGTCGCGAAGCCCCAAGCAAATCGCCCGGTACATTTGTTCCAGATCACCGGGGTGTTCGAGTTCCCCCTGCCCCTCACATGCCCAACCCTCGGCGTCCTTGCGCCACATGGTTTCAACAACGCCTGAGTCCCATGAATTGGCGCGAACCACTATTTCACCGCCCCCGTCCATAATGAAACTGTCACCATCAAAAACCAGTTCATCCTGACCACCGACCAGATTGACATAAACCAGCGGCAGGCCGGTTTCGGAAATACGAACGCGGGCATAATCGAAACGGGCGGTTTTTTTCTCAATATCGAAAGGCGAGCCGTTAAGCACGATTAAAAGGTCGGCACCGGCTTTGGAAAGGGTGTCCGTAACCGCCTCAAACCACATGTCCTCGCAAATCATCACCCCCAGCTTGAGCTTGCCAAAGGGTATGGGTTGTTGCATATCGGCGACCTTGAAGACCCGTTTCTCATCGAACACCCCATAATTGGGCAGTTCGCGCTTGAAGCGGGCGGCGCTGATCTTGCCATTCTCGATCAACAGAACAGCGTTATAAAGGCGACCATCCTGTCGCCAGGGAGTACCCAGCAGAACAGCCGGGCCGCCGTCAGCTGTTTCTTTGGCAAAGACGTGGACATGCTGCTCCAGCGCATCCTGAAATGATGGTTTAAGGACCAGAT contains the following coding sequences:
- a CDS encoding NAD+ synthase, coding for MTETLNIAMAQLNPTVGDLEGNLELVRAARAQAGSADLLVTGELVLSGYPPEDLVLKPSFQDALEQHVHVFAKETADGGPAVLLGTPWRQDGRLYNAVLLIENGKISAARFKRELPNYGVFDEKRVFKVADMQQPIPFGKLKLGVMICEDMWFEAVTDTLSKAGADLLIVLNGSPFDIEKKTARFDYARVRISETGLPLVYVNLVGGQDELVFDGDSFIMDGGGEIVVRANSWDSGVVETMWRKDAEGWACEGQGELEHPGDLEQMYRAICLGLRDYVNKNGFPGILIGLSGGIDSALSAAVAVDAIGPDRVHCVMMPSPYTSTESLDDAAEIAALLGCRLDSISIEPAMAAFETMLEPSFKNTSPDITEENLQARARGVTLMALSNKFGNMVLSTGNKSEMSVGYATLYGDMCGGYSVLKDIYKTTVFALSEWRNQNVPTGVLGPAGPVMGARVISKPPSAELKPDQKDEDSLPPYDQLDDILHGLIEAELSADDIAGRGHDPATVDRVWRMLDRAEYKRRQAPPGVKISSRAFGRDRRYPITNGFTGGQL